From Pan troglodytes isolate AG18354 chromosome 11, NHGRI_mPanTro3-v2.0_pri, whole genome shotgun sequence, the proteins below share one genomic window:
- the IFNA21 gene encoding interferon alpha-21: MALSFSLLMAVLVLSYKSICSLGCDLPQTHSLGNRRALILLAQMGRISPFSCLKDRHDFGFPQEEFDGNQFQKAQAISVLHEMIQQTFNLFSTKDSSATWEQSLLEKFSTELNQQLNDLEACVIQEVGVEETPLMNVDSILAVKKYFQRITLYLTEKKYSPCAWEVVRAEIMRSFSLSKIFQERLRRKE, translated from the coding sequence ATGGCCCTGTCCTTTTCTTTACTGATGGCCGTGCTGGTGCTCAGCTACAAATCCATCTGTTCTCTgggctgtgatctgcctcagaCCCACAGCCTGGGTAATAGGAGGGCCTTGATACTCCTGGCACAAATGGGAAGaatctctcctttctcctgcctgaagGACAGACATGACTTTGGATTCCCCCAGGAGGAGTTTGATGGCAACCAGTTCCAGAAGGCTCAAGCCATCTCTGTCCTCCATGAGATGATCCAGCAGACCTTCAATCTCTTCAGCACAAAGGACTCATCTGCTACTTGGGAACAGAGCCTCCTAGAAAAATTTTCCACTGAACTTAACCAGCAGCTGAATGACCTGGAAGCCTGCGTGATACAGGAGGTTGGGGTGGAAGAGACTCCCCTGATGAATGTGGACTCCATCCTGGCTGTGAAGAAATACTTCCAAAGAATCACTCTTTATCTGACAGAGAAGAAATACAGcccttgtgcctgggaggttgtCAGAGCAGAAATCATGAGATCCTTCTCTTTATCAAAAATTTTTCAAGAAAGAttaaggaggaaggaatga